A part of Aspergillus flavus chromosome 1, complete sequence genomic DNA contains:
- a CDS encoding putative sugar transporter: MKIDEDVSKEHSAHIEHAEETTVPTKDALQASTDEHEATVWEALRHNYKAVLWSAAISLSIIMEGYDVGEHYQAHCLIYQFFTYPAFQEKFGSYRPEQGDYIVSGPWQAGLSNGANVGIVIGGFMNGYLSTRFGYKRVLLAALFFMNWFIFILFFAPSAPVLLVGQILCGLTWGVFATSSPAYASEVCPLALRGYLTCYVNLCWAMGQFIASGALYGLLKIDSEWSYRIAYALQWIWPVPLFVLIMFAPESPWWLARNNRMDDAYKSLARLDTRGREAHQRTLAQIMHTLELESKLESGSSYLDCFRGIDRRRTEVVCMSFAGQVLSGSAFAYTPTYFFVQAGISTENAYQITVGGTAISFVGTIISWFLLTRFGRRELYVTGVACLTGFLLIIGITAAASESSSAKWGQAAMCLVWLFTYSVTLGPVTYTIISETSSVHLRAKSVCLSRNVYNITNIVAQVVEPYLINPTEANLKGKTAFVWAATAAVTTVWAFFRLPECRGRTYDELDVMFHRKLPARKFATYQVNAHDADALKTSPAEFVVDNSGDKA, translated from the exons ATGAAAATTGACGAAGACGTTTCCAAGGAGCACAGTGCTCACATCGAGCATGCCGAAGAAACTACGGTTCCAACCAAGGATGCTCTACAGGCCTCTACGGATGAGCATGAAGCTACCGTGTGGGAAGCCCTAAGGCACAACTATAAAGCCGTGTTGTGGTCTGCCGCTATCTCGTTGTCGATCATTATGGAAGGATATGATGTTGGTGAGCATTATCAGGCACACTG CCTCATCTATCAGTTCTTCACATACCCTGCGTTCCAAGAGAAATTCGGATCATACCGTCCAGAGCAAGGGGACTACATCGTCAGCGGACCTTGGCAGGCAGGTCTCAGCAATGGTGCCAATGTCGGTATCGTGATTGGCGGCTTCATGAACGGCTACTTGTCTACAAGATTTGGATATAAGAGAGTCCTTCTGGCGGCTCTCTTCTTTATGAACTGgttcattttcattctcttcttcgctcCGTCGGCGCCTGTACTGCTCGTCGGGCAGATCCTGTGCGGGCTCACTTGGGGCGTTTTTGCGACATCATCGCCAGCCTATGCCTCGGAAGTATGTCCACTTGCTCTCCGTGGATACTTGACGTGCTATGTGAATCTTTGCTGGGCCATGGGTCAATTCATCGCCTCCGGCGCCCTTTACGGCTTGCTGAAGATCGATAGCGAGTGGTCTTACCGTATTGCCTACGCTCTACAGTGGATTTGGCCTGTTCCTCTCTTCGTTCTGATTATGTTTGCGCCAGAGTCCCCCTGGTGGTTAGCACGAAACAATCGTATGGATGATGCCTATAAATCTCTTGCCCGACTCGACACCCGCGGCCGCGAAGCACATCAGAGAACCCTAGCGCAGATTATGCATACGCTCGAGCTAGAGTCAAAGTTGGAGTCCGGATCCAGCTATCTAGACTGTTTCCGAGGCATCGACCGACGCCGCACCGAAGTTGTCTGTATGAGCTTCGCAGGTCAAGTCTTGTCCGGCTCGGCCTTTGCCTACACTCCCACCTACTTCTTCGTCCAGGCGGGAATCAGCACCGAAAACGCCTACCAAATCACCGTAGGGGGTACGGCGATATCCTTTGTCGGGACTATCATCTCGTGGTTCTTGCTGACCCGGTTTGGTCGACGCGAACTGTACGTGACTGGCGTTGCCTGTTTGACCGGGTTCTTGTTGATCATCGGAATCACTGCTGCTGCATCTGAGTCCAGCAGCGCGAAATGGGGCCAAGCTGCTATGTGTTTGGTGTGGCTCTTCACTTATTCCGTCACCCTGGGACCTGTTACCTACACCATTATTTCCGAGACGTCCTCCGTTCATTTGAGGGCGAAATCGGTTTGCCTATCACGCAATGTTTACAACATCACCAATATCGTTGCCCAAGTCGTCGAACCTTATCTGATTAACCCGACTGAGGCCAATCTGAAGGGTAAGACGGCGTTCGTCTGGGCAGCGACCGCAGCGGTGACTACAGTCTGGGCGTTCTTTCGACTGCCAGAATGCAGAGGCAGAACTTATGATGAGCTGGACGTGATGTTTCATCGGAAACTGCCCGCTAGGAAATTCGCTACGTATCAGGTCAACGCGCATGATGCGGATGCACTGAAGACGAGCCCTGCGGAATTTGTTGTAGACAATAGTGGTGACAAAGCTTGA
- a CDS encoding uncharacterized protein (of unknown function-domain containing protein) yields MEVAGVQQPSASNGDHAMDASMDIDMDLDLGPLPEVEPIETDPMGGTIAFQDGAVDPQSSEAQYEKVHVRGVDELTTDNIKQFANEHFTLEAPSRVEWIDDTSANLIYSSPEIGLQALSALTQASEEEDTSELPALRLRSAKLLSSHPDSVLQVRSAVKTDRKKPRAHEASRFYLMHPEHDPRERLRREFDDRRRQGGGDDGDYRRRRFDGRELRRRRDRDGDEIISANMYDDSGAASTDYSETARGRDERGRRRHRDRELFPSEEGRPSGRLQNRSASPGRDTLVESGYSEQDRRDSRRHFRERSPQIDRRNKGKELFPSSKPSGPDADESSRELFPNKPATSYLKKELFPSKHSNHRRSDAIDAADETADLFSKRISVPIVDGSRDQRRNKNVELFPDSEEKGVNIRGAAGPDQGFSIRGAANGLSIKGRGASVRELFPSKYKSNAGKELFSEKIEGRGGPRRRAEDMFS; encoded by the exons ATGGAGGTCGCCGGCGTACAACAGCCTTCCGCCTCCAACGGTGACCACGCCATGGATGCGTCAATGGATATTGACATGGACCTGGACCTTGGTCCATTGCCGGAAGTTGAACCGATTGAAACT GACCCAATGGGCGGAACAATTGCCTTTCAGGATGGAGCCGTAGATCCCCAGTCTTCCGAAGCCCAGTACGAGAAAGTACACGTCAGAGGTGTCGACGAATTGACGACCGATAACATCAAACAATTCGCGAACGAACACTTCACCCTCGAAGCTCCTTCCCGGGTCGAATGGATCGATGACACATCGGCAAATCTCATCTACTCCTCGCCTGAAATCGGTCTCCAGGCTTTGTCGGCCTTGACGCAGGCtagtgaagaggaagatacGTCCGAGTTACCGGCGCTGCGACTCCGATCCGCCAAGCTCCTCTCTTCCCACCCCGATTCCGTACTCCAGGTGAGATCGGCCGTGAAGACCGATCGCAAGAAGCCTCGCGCCCATGAAGCCAGTCGTTTCTACCTTATGCACCCTGAACACGATCCTCGCGAGCGTCTGCGACGGGAATTTGACGATAGACGACGTCAGGGTGGTGGAGACGATGGGGATTACCGGCGGAGACGGTTCGACGGCCGGGAATTGCGGCGACGGAGAGATCGTGACGGAGATGAAATTATTAGCGCTAATATGTATGACGATTCGGGGGCAGCTAGCACGGATTATTCTGAGACAGCAAGAGGTCGCGATGAGCGAGGCAGGCGTCGACACCGGGACCGGGAACTATTTCCATCGGAAGAAGGACGTCCTTCAGGGCGCCTTCAGAATCGCAGTGCTTCTCCGGGTCGAGATACGTTGGTGGAGAGCGGGTATTCAGAGCAGGACCGTCGCGACTCGCGCAGACACTTCCGTGAGAGATCGCCTCAGATCGATCGCCGGAATAAAGGCAAGGAActctttccatcttcaaaacCCTCCGGCCCCGATGCCGATGAGAGCTCGCGAGAGCTATTCCCGAATAAGCCAGCCACCAGTTATCTCAAGAAGGAGCTGTTCCCCAGCAAGCACAGCAATCATCGTCGGTCGGATGCCATAGATGCTGCAGATGAAACGGCGGACCTGTTCTCGAAAAGAATCTCAGTCCCTATTGTGGATGGTTCTCGGGATCAACGACGGAACAAAAACGTTGAGCTTTTCCCAGACTCGGAAGAGAAGGGAGTCAATATCCGGGGAGCAGCTGGCCCAGACCAAGGCTTCTCGATTCGTGGCGCGGCTAATGGTCTCTCAATTAAAGGACGAGGCGCATCCGTCCGCGAGCTCTTCCCATCCAAGTACAAATCCAACGCTGGCAAGGAGCTGTTCTCGGAGAAGATAGAGGGTCGAGGAGGTCCGCGCCGGAGGGCGGAGGATATGTTCAGCTGA